One stretch of Armigeres subalbatus isolate Guangzhou_Male chromosome 2, GZ_Asu_2, whole genome shotgun sequence DNA includes these proteins:
- the LOC134209304 gene encoding uncharacterized protein LOC134209304, with protein sequence MREEYWPIHGRRLVRSIIRNCIQCARANPVPVRQQIGQLPVARVTPSRPFAVTGVDYAGPVYLKAIHKRASPTKAYICLFICFTTKAVHLELVSDLSTPAFLTALRRFIARRGRPSHIHSDNGKNFIGAKNELHHLYRRLADQKEVAKIQFCTEEQITWHLNPPKAPHFGGLWEAAVKVAKSQLYRQLGSSRLSFEDMSTVLAQIEAAMNSRPLVPMTEDPEDYSVITPAHFIIGTSMHALPDPDVSETNLTRLAHHQRLQHFFQQFWHFWRTEYLQELQKDTTRFRANNEICPGRLVVISDEFQHPTRWPLGRIEAVHPGPDGLVRVVTLRTSRGNIVRPITKICLLPTETTRVEDKQPPRYNQDISGVSPIINDL encoded by the coding sequence ATGCGCGAAGAATATTGGCCGATTCATGGACGACGATTGGTCCGAAGCATCATTCGTAACTGTATCCAATGTGCCCGAGCAAATCCCGTCCCGGTTCGTCAGCAGATCGGCCAACTTCCAGTTGCTAGAGTCACCCCCAGCAGACCCTTCGCCGTGACAGGGGTGGACTATGCTGGACCTGTATACCTAAAGGCAATACACAAGCGAGCTTCACCGACGAAAGCGTACATTTGCTTATTCATCTGCTTCACAACGAAAGCTGTTCATCTCGAGCTTGTGAGTGACCTTTCGACCCCGGCTTTCCTCACTGCTCTCCGACGATTCATTGCACGCCGTGGCCGTCCCTCCCACATCCATTCGGACAACGGCAAGAATTTCATCGGAGCAAAAAATGAACTACACCATTTGTATCGCCGGCTGGCTGACCAGAAGGAAGTTGCGAAAATTCAATTCTGCACGGAAGAGCAAATTACCTGGCATCTAAATCCCCCGAAAGCTCCACATTTCGGTGGACTCTGGGAAGCCGCGGTGAAAGTAGCGAAGTCTCAACTATATCGGCAACTCGGATCGTCGCGACTTTCTTTCGAGGACATGTCAACAGTGCTGGCGCAGATAGAGGCAGCAATGAATTCCCGCCCACTCGTTCCGATGACAGAGGATCCAGAAGATTATTCCGTTATTACTCCAGCTCATTTCATCATCGGAACGAGCATGCATGCTCTTCCAGACCCTGATGTGAGCGAAACCAACTTGACTCGTCTAGCCCACCACCAACGTCTTCAGCActtctttcagcaattttggCATTTCTGGAGAACGGAGTATCTTCAAGAGCTCCAGAAAGATACAACGCGATTTCGAGCCAATAACGAAATTTGTCCCGGAAGACTAGTTGTAATCAGCGATGAGTTTCAGCATCCCACCCGTTGGCCCCTTGGTCGGATCGAAGCTGTCCATCCTGGACCTGACGGTTTGGTTCGAGTGGTCACATTGCGCACATCAAGAGGAAATATCGTTCGGCCTATAACAAAAATTTGCCTCCTGCCAACAGAAACAACGAGAGTTGAAGACAAACAACCACCACGTTACAACCAAGACATCAGCGGTGTTAGTCCTATTATCAACGATTTGTAG
- the LOC134209305 gene encoding uncharacterized protein LOC134209305, whose protein sequence is MLTVVLKIVDTYGKEHYARALLDSGSQPNLITDRLAQLLRLKRQRSNVEVQGIGQKPEYATESVTTEIRSRRGKFSRNVTFLILRKMISSLPNSTVSVDHWKLPEDIFLADPGFNRSSDVDLILGSQYFFDWFPSAAKIQLSDTLPILIDSEFGWIVAGGSHLVPPSMDSMCCQTVTISTSHLEESLERFWNIEELSARTALSMEEKACEDYYRSTVSRNEEGRYIVRYPKNVNSNTMIGESKKTALRRFTLLEGRFARNLSLKQNYESFMEEYLSLGHMRPIHEEEKPDALECYLPHHPVIKESSTTTKTRVVFDGSSTTSSGYSLNDALCVGPVVQDDLLTLVIRFRKFPVALVADIAKMYRQTITYGLAPSSFLATRTLQQLAIDEGQAYPLGKVALQKSFYVDDFIGGANSVPEAIQLRDELTILLSKGGFPIRKWTSNKLPVLEGLDADCLGTQSSIRFDPDETVKTLGICWEPEKDQFRFNFNG, encoded by the exons ATGTTAACAGTAGTGCTTAAAATTGTGGATACATACGGAAAGGAACACTACGCTCGTGCTCTGCTCGATAGTGGTTCTCAACCCAATTTGATAACGGATCGTTTGGCACAACTTCTTCGGTTGAAGCGCCAGAGATCAAACGTGGAAGTGCAAGGGATAGGACAGAAGCCAGAATACGCTACCGAGTCTGTAACAACAGAGATCCGTTCTCGCAGAGGAAAATTTTCTCGCAATGTGACATTCCTCATTCTTCGTAAGATGATTTCCAGTCTTCCTAATAGTACTGTGTCTGTGGACCATTGGAAGCTACCGGAGGATATTTTTCTTGCCGATCCTGGCTTTAATCGCTCCAGTgacgtggatttgattttgggATCGCAGTATTTCTTCGATTGGTTCCCTTCTGCGGCCAAAATTCAGTTGTCGGACACTCTACCGATACTCATTGATAGCGAGTTTGGGTGGATCGTCGCTGGTGGATCTCATCTTGTTCCTCCTTCCATGGATTCCATGTGTTGTCAGACAGTTACAATTTCGACGAGTCACCTTGAAGAAAGTTTGGAGAGATTCTGGAACATCGAGGAACTTTCCGCTAGAACTGCTCTCTCCATGGAGGAGAAAGCATGTGAAGATTACTATCGCTCGACTGTTTCCCGCAACGAAGAAGGAAGGTATATTGTTCGATACCCAAAAAATGTAAATTCCAACACCATGATCGGAGAATCGAAGAAAACAGCACTGCGCCGATTCACTCTTTTGGAAGGACGTTTTGCCAGAAACCTCTCGTTGAAGCAAAACTATGAGAGTTTCATGGAAGAATACTTATCATTAGGCCATATGCGCCCAATCCATGAAGAAGAGAAACCCGATGCTCTGGAATGCTACCTTCCGCATCACCCAGTAATAAAAGAATCCAGCACGACCACAAAAACGCGTGTTGTGTTCGATGGATCTAGTACCACCAGTTCCGGATACTCGTTGAATGACGCGCTGTGTGTGGGACCGGTCGTGCAGGACGACCTTCTGACCCTCGTTATACGTTTTCGAAAGTTTCCTGTTGCTTTGGTTGCAGATATTGCCAAAATGTATCGCCAG ACGATCACCTACGGTCTTGCCCCTTCTTCTTTCCTAGCTACACGCACACTGCAGCAGCTCGCAATCGATGAGGGTCAGGCCTACCCACTTGGAAAGGTTGCACTACAAAAATCGTTCTACGTCGACGACTTCATAGGAGGAGCAAACTCCGTACCGGAAGCCATTCAGTTGCGCGACGAGCTAACGATTCTGTTGTCGAAGGGAGGATTTCCCATCCGGAAATGGACGTCCAATAAATTACCAGTACTAGAAGGACTCGACGCAGATTGCCTAGGAACTCAATCTAGCATTCGATTTGATCCAGACGAAACCGTAAAAACATTAGGCATTTGCTGGGAACCGGAGAAAGACCAATTTCGGTTCAACTTCAAT GGTTGA
- the LOC134215278 gene encoding uncharacterized protein LOC134215278 isoform X1 encodes MFKLLAVFAVLCGIPAQNAAFVHHQRPMAYRTAQRTMYGVHFQNQQFRNQRVAAFPEEAHLNDIDGAYLPADDPNADSLPAQYPLEQIPVEDKPQEEVPVLYDPQVENPIADEPSAVPVVPVDTSLIPEKKVKKVPVQTDSIEEEAQNTQIERRRGTSRSVVPNVYFPINFGNTNGGAIAVANSYSTGKNGSSISTATAYGNPVTAELRRSSSLLRKRPAKVRVQH; translated from the exons ATGTTTAAGCTTTTGGCTGTATTTGCTGTGCTGTGCGGAATTCCCGCCCAAAATG CAGCATTTGTTCATCACCAAAGACCAATGGCGTACAGAACTGCGCAACGGACAATGTACGGCGTTCACTTTCAAAATCAACAGTTTCGGAACCAACGAGTAGCTGCTTTCCCCGAGGAAGCTCATTTGAATG ATATCGATGGTGCGTACTTGCCTGCTGACGATCCCAATGCTGATTCCTTACCTGCCCAATACCCATTGGAACAAATTCCTGTCGAGGACAAACCTCAGGAAGAAGTTCCAGTTTTATATGATCCCCAAGTAGAAAATCCTATCGCCGATGAACCCTCTGCTGTTCCTGTCGTTCCTGTTGATACAAGCTTGATCCCGGAAAAGAAAGTAAAGAAAGTTCCGGTTCAAACTGACTCCATCGAAGAAGAAGCACAAAATACCCAGATCGAACGCCGTCGTGGCACATCTCGGTCTGTTGTCCCGAATGTGTATTTCCCAATCAACTTTGGCAACACTAATGGTGGAGCCATTGCCGTTGCCAACTCGTATAGCACCGGGAAGAATGGATCATCTATTAGTACAGCCACGGCCTACGGCAACCCAGTGACTGCTGAGCTGAGGAGAAGCTCTTCTCTTTTGCGCAAAAGACCCGCCAAGGTTCGAGTTCAACATTAG
- the LOC134215278 gene encoding uncharacterized protein LOC134215278 isoform X2 encodes MFKLLAVFAVLCGIPAQNAFVHHQRPMAYRTAQRTMYGVHFQNQQFRNQRVAAFPEEAHLNDIDGAYLPADDPNADSLPAQYPLEQIPVEDKPQEEVPVLYDPQVENPIADEPSAVPVVPVDTSLIPEKKVKKVPVQTDSIEEEAQNTQIERRRGTSRSVVPNVYFPINFGNTNGGAIAVANSYSTGKNGSSISTATAYGNPVTAELRRSSSLLRKRPAKVRVQH; translated from the exons ATGTTTAAGCTTTTGGCTGTATTTGCTGTGCTGTGCGGAATTCCCGCCCAAAATG CATTTGTTCATCACCAAAGACCAATGGCGTACAGAACTGCGCAACGGACAATGTACGGCGTTCACTTTCAAAATCAACAGTTTCGGAACCAACGAGTAGCTGCTTTCCCCGAGGAAGCTCATTTGAATG ATATCGATGGTGCGTACTTGCCTGCTGACGATCCCAATGCTGATTCCTTACCTGCCCAATACCCATTGGAACAAATTCCTGTCGAGGACAAACCTCAGGAAGAAGTTCCAGTTTTATATGATCCCCAAGTAGAAAATCCTATCGCCGATGAACCCTCTGCTGTTCCTGTCGTTCCTGTTGATACAAGCTTGATCCCGGAAAAGAAAGTAAAGAAAGTTCCGGTTCAAACTGACTCCATCGAAGAAGAAGCACAAAATACCCAGATCGAACGCCGTCGTGGCACATCTCGGTCTGTTGTCCCGAATGTGTATTTCCCAATCAACTTTGGCAACACTAATGGTGGAGCCATTGCCGTTGCCAACTCGTATAGCACCGGGAAGAATGGATCATCTATTAGTACAGCCACGGCCTACGGCAACCCAGTGACTGCTGAGCTGAGGAGAAGCTCTTCTCTTTTGCGCAAAAGACCCGCCAAGGTTCGAGTTCAACATTAG